CGAGGAGGAGCGCCGGCGCGGCCAGGAAAGGCAGATGTGGAGCGCGCGGAAGATGGAGAGCCTGTCCGTGCTGGCCGGGGGCGTGGCGCATGAGTTCAACAACATCTTGACGGGCATACTCGGCTATGCGGAACTGGCCGAAATGACCCCCGGATGCGACCGGGAGGCCCTGGGCCATCTCGCACACATCAAGGAGTCCGCGGAGCGCGCGGGGCGTCTGGCCCGGCAGATGCTCGCCTACTCCGGCAGGGGGAGTTTTGCCGTCGGCCGGGTTTTTCTGGACACGTTTGTCACGGAGATGACCCGGCCCCTGCTGGCCCAGTTGCCGGAAAAGGCGCGGCTGCGGGTCGAGTGGGGGGATGAGACGCCCCCCATCGAGGCGGACCGGACCCAGTTGAGCCAGTTGCTGCTGAACCTCGTGCTGAATGCCGCCGAGGCCTACGGGGACGCGGGGGGGGAGATTCTGGTGCGGACCGGGGCGATGGACCGGCCCGCGGCCATGACGGAGGAGACGCCCCTGCGCTCGGCCATGGAGCCGGGCCGCCATGCCTGCCTGGAAGTCCTAGACAACGGCCCGGGCATGGACCATGACACCCTCGAGCGGATATTCGACCCCTTCTTCACCACCAAGTTCACGGGCCGGGGCCTCGGCCTTTCCGCGGTGCTGGGGATCGTGCGGGGCCATCACGGCGGGATTTGGGTGGAGAGCGCGCCCGGCCGGGGCACCACCGTGCGGGTCTGCCTGCCCGCCTGCGACACCGAGCCGGCCGGAGAACCGGGGGGGCCCACCGCGTTCTCCCCGGAGGCGGAGCGGGTCTCATTGGGCCGCGTGCTGCTGGCGGAGGACGAGAAGGAGGTGCGCTGCCTGGGAAGCGAGATGCTTGGCCTGCTCGGGTTCGAGGTGGACGCCGTGGCGGACGGAAGGGCGGCGGTGGCGCGGTTTAAGGATAATCCGGACGGGTACCACTGTGTGGTGCTCGACTGGATGATGCCCAGGATGAACGGGGACGAGGCGGTGGCCGCCATGCGGGCGCTGCGCGGGGACCAGCCCGCGG
This window of the Candidatus Hydrogenedentota bacterium genome carries:
- a CDS encoding PAS domain S-box protein yields the protein MTYAVPPHHDYWWVAAVAAALAGGMLLAVWAVREWRRAGLLQTTLEESRSLAAHAARMAQFGYWTLNFGTNKVLLTAETSALFGWPPEPRELYGEWIRALIHPDDWPRLGKAVEACRNGEPQIDTEVRVIRTDGLTRHVRLLGERHAGKDGGDLCVGCMQDMTALVMARDALRGSTDRYREILESISEGYFEVDTRGRFTFSNSAIQRMLGYKAAELLLLDYRGQFSKEDAKEILRVFSDAARTREPGLYSGRVRRRDGEELFIEASVLPVAGGEDLITGFRVVVRDVTWRVREEERRRGQERQMWSARKMESLSVLAGGVAHEFNNILTGILGYAELAEMTPGCDREALGHLAHIKESAERAGRLARQMLAYSGRGSFAVGRVFLDTFVTEMTRPLLAQLPEKARLRVEWGDETPPIEADRTQLSQLLLNLVLNAAEAYGDAGGEILVRTGAMDRPAAMTEETPLRSAMEPGRHACLEVLDNGPGMDHDTLERIFDPFFTTKFTGRGLGLSAVLGIVRGHHGGIWVESAPGRGTTVRVCLPACDTEPAGEPGGPTAFSPEAERVSLGRVLLAEDEKEVRCLGSEMLGLLGFEVDAVADGRAAVARFKDNPDGYHCVVLDWMMPRMNGDEAVAAMRALRGDQPAVITSGYTEEEALRRIADAGNVVFVQKPYSMAGLAEAIRRACGSGKK